One Thermodesulfobacteriota bacterium DNA window includes the following coding sequences:
- a CDS encoding metallophosphoesterase, protein MKAGILSDTHDRQTAAEAVLELFRSEGVEVILHLGDVCSPEILAGFRASGIPMIGVFGNNDRDRDGLQEATGGAFLEGPAVRELGGRVVLMAHSFREMQTELGEPGRFDLVLFGHTHRSMTMRVGKALVINPGEACGLTQGKATCAVVDLDTMEARILEVSLPEAG, encoded by the coding sequence TTGAAGGCGGGTATCCTCTCGGACACCCATGACCGGCAAACAGCGGCGGAAGCGGTCCTGGAACTGTTCCGGTCGGAGGGGGTCGAAGTCATCCTCCACCTGGGCGACGTCTGCTCCCCGGAGATCCTGGCGGGATTCCGGGCGTCGGGGATCCCGATGATCGGGGTCTTCGGGAACAACGACCGCGACCGCGACGGGCTCCAGGAGGCGACCGGCGGGGCGTTCCTCGAAGGGCCCGCCGTGCGGGAGCTGGGAGGGCGCGTCGTCCTGATGGCGCATTCGTTCCGGGAGATGCAGACCGAGCTGGGGGAGCCGGGCCGGTTCGACCTGGTCCTCTTCGGCCATACGCACCGCTCCATGACGATGCGCGTCGGAAAGGCGCTCGTGATCAATCCCGGGGAGGCGTGCGGGCTGACGCAGGGGAAGGCCACCTGCGCGGTTGTGGACCTCGACACGATGGAGGCCCGGATCCTGGAGGTCTCCCTCCCGGAGGCGGGGTAG
- the xerD gene encoding site-specific tyrosine recombinase XerD yields the protein MDNDALAESYLLHLSTERRLSPNTLESYGADLKRFVGFLEERGIGAAQFNRGHFLSYLTALREGGLSSRSVSRHVSALRGFFRFMVREGRLQASPIAEVRPPKPGRPLPKYLTVSQVTRLLEAPDRQRATPEGIRDKAMLTLMYASGLRASEVVSLRMENVEENAGFLRVLGKGSKERVVPVADAALAALREYVEAVRPDFLKKRPTNALFLSRLGRPITRQTLWNRIRYWALAAGIEEKISPHVLRHSFAGHLLAGGADLRAVQAMLGHADIATTQIYTHVTPERLREIHRKHHPRG from the coding sequence ATGGACAACGACGCTCTCGCCGAATCGTACCTGCTCCACCTGTCCACGGAGCGGCGGCTTTCCCCGAACACGCTGGAGTCGTACGGCGCCGACCTGAAGCGGTTCGTCGGATTCCTGGAAGAGCGGGGGATCGGGGCCGCGCAGTTCAACCGCGGGCACTTCCTCTCCTACCTCACCGCCCTGCGGGAAGGCGGGCTGTCCTCCCGCTCCGTCTCCCGCCACGTCTCCGCGCTGCGCGGTTTTTTCCGGTTCATGGTCCGCGAAGGGCGGCTGCAGGCCAGCCCCATCGCGGAGGTCCGGCCCCCGAAGCCGGGACGCCCTCTGCCGAAATACCTCACGGTCAGCCAGGTGACGCGGCTGCTCGAGGCGCCCGACCGGCAGCGCGCCACCCCGGAGGGGATCCGGGACAAGGCGATGCTGACGCTGATGTACGCGTCGGGGCTGCGCGCGTCGGAGGTCGTGTCGCTGCGGATGGAGAACGTCGAAGAGAACGCCGGTTTCCTGCGGGTCCTGGGGAAGGGGAGCAAGGAGCGGGTCGTCCCGGTCGCCGACGCCGCGCTGGCCGCCCTTCGGGAATACGTGGAGGCGGTCCGTCCCGATTTCCTGAAGAAGCGGCCCACGAACGCGCTGTTCCTCTCGCGGCTGGGGAGGCCGATCACGCGGCAGACGCTGTGGAACCGGATCCGGTACTGGGCGCTGGCGGCCGGGATCGAGGAGAAGATCTCCCCGCACGTGCTGCGGCACTCCTTCGCGGGGCATCTGCTCGCGGGAGGGGCGGACCTGCGGGCCGTCCAGGCGATGCTCGGGCACGCCGACATCGCGACCACCCAGATCTACACCCACGTCACCCCCGAGCGGCTGCGGGAGATCCACCGGAAGCACCACCCGCGCGGCTGA